A region of Roseobacter litoralis Och 149 DNA encodes the following proteins:
- a CDS encoding dynamin family protein — MNALNASNEAGFVEAKQAELLGSGLDALRTFAVSFDRVQTALRGLADLGDEAAARRVERMSRELEALEPSVTMIGQIKSGKTSLVNALIGAPDLLPSDVNPWTSVVTSLHLHPEKPGFTQRATFRFFDKDEWDRLISGGGRIGELASRAGAEDELEKIKLQVSQMREKSRLRLGRNFEMLLGQQRDYGYFDKDLIERYVCLGDAVDEADETSGNMQGHFADITKAADLHMTRAALPMPLCIRDTPGVNDTFMMREQITIRAIRDSRICVVVLSAHQALSSTDMALIRLISLVKSRDIIIFVNRVDELSDPAAQIPQIRESIVATLKKHNGPKEAKIIFGSALWASYALQMRLDDLPASSAASLANWAALCDDDACTGVLDETTAWRLSGLPVLQDAISQRVAQGIGTALLQRIGASAKNLASGLAAANQIGAQPEESRVVARIQSCEAQARMASLIKTRKTELRAEFDAILSTFDARMERVQASFLDRATASLVEHLEHHGDQTIWNYDPAGLRALLSASHKVLARNSQSAFDKATKAAAADVMDVYAQAFDLGGNTFDIARPRPPLVPPPVTLGRTIALDLSGRWWKRWWLQRRGHKAYAESFFDLIKSETSPVIKELRDDLAQSVRDEAIAVFDAFLSEQLAVFERLDCMQTASPAELTDYIARHAPQEKRALLERVMATLNEYAES; from the coding sequence ATGAACGCGCTCAATGCGTCAAACGAGGCCGGGTTTGTCGAGGCGAAACAGGCCGAGCTCTTGGGCAGCGGCCTCGATGCGTTGCGTACATTTGCAGTGTCATTTGATCGCGTTCAAACCGCATTGCGAGGGTTGGCTGACCTTGGCGACGAAGCTGCCGCGCGGCGGGTAGAACGGATGTCCCGCGAACTCGAAGCGCTTGAGCCTTCCGTCACGATGATCGGGCAGATCAAATCCGGGAAAACCTCACTGGTCAATGCGCTGATCGGGGCGCCCGACCTGTTACCTTCGGACGTTAACCCGTGGACCTCCGTTGTTACTTCGCTGCATCTGCACCCCGAAAAACCCGGTTTTACGCAGCGCGCGACTTTTCGGTTTTTTGACAAGGATGAGTGGGACCGCCTGATCTCTGGCGGAGGGCGCATTGGTGAACTTGCCAGCAGGGCAGGGGCTGAAGATGAGCTGGAGAAAATCAAGCTGCAAGTTTCGCAGATGCGCGAGAAATCCCGGCTGCGATTGGGGCGTAATTTCGAAATGCTGCTAGGTCAGCAACGCGATTACGGCTACTTTGATAAAGACCTGATTGAACGCTATGTGTGCCTCGGTGACGCGGTAGATGAGGCCGATGAGACATCCGGCAACATGCAAGGGCATTTTGCTGATATTACCAAGGCCGCAGATCTGCATATGACGCGCGCGGCACTGCCGATGCCGCTTTGCATACGGGACACGCCCGGCGTGAACGACACGTTCATGATGCGCGAACAAATCACGATCCGCGCCATCCGGGACAGCCGAATTTGTGTCGTCGTCCTGTCGGCGCATCAGGCATTGTCATCGACGGATATGGCGCTGATCCGGTTGATATCTCTCGTAAAATCCCGAGATATCATCATCTTTGTCAACCGCGTGGATGAGTTATCCGATCCGGCGGCTCAGATCCCGCAGATCCGGGAAAGCATTGTCGCGACGTTAAAAAAGCACAATGGCCCAAAAGAAGCCAAGATCATCTTTGGCAGCGCATTGTGGGCCTCTTACGCCTTGCAAATGCGGCTGGATGATCTGCCTGCCTCAAGTGCGGCATCATTGGCCAATTGGGCGGCCCTGTGCGATGATGATGCATGCACTGGCGTGCTGGATGAAACAACCGCCTGGCGCCTATCCGGACTGCCCGTTTTGCAGGATGCGATTTCGCAACGCGTTGCACAGGGCATTGGTACCGCATTGTTACAGCGGATTGGAGCAAGTGCCAAAAACCTCGCATCTGGGCTTGCTGCAGCCAACCAGATCGGTGCCCAACCTGAGGAAAGCCGCGTTGTGGCGCGCATCCAAAGTTGTGAGGCCCAAGCGCGAATGGCGTCGCTCATCAAGACCCGGAAAACAGAGTTGCGCGCAGAGTTTGACGCAATCCTGTCGACCTTTGACGCGCGTATGGAGCGGGTGCAGGCCAGCTTTCTGGACCGTGCAACCGCATCGCTTGTTGAACATCTCGAACATCACGGCGATCAGACGATCTGGAACTATGATCCGGCAGGCTTGCGCGCGTTATTGAGTGCGTCACACAAAGTGCTGGCGCGCAACAGCCAGTCCGCGTTCGACAAGGCAACCAAGGCCGCAGCAGCGGACGTGATGGACGTCTATGCGCAGGCCTTTGACCTGGGCGGCAATACGTTTGACATCGCGCGCCCTCGGCCACCGCTGGTGCCGCCGCCCGTCACTTTGGGGCGTACGATCGCGCTGGATTTGAGTGGCAGATGGTGGAAGCGCTGGTGGCTTCAGCGCCGGGGTCATAAAGCCTATGCCGAGAGCTTTTTTGATCTGATCAAGTCGGAAACCAGCCCTGTCATCAAAGAGTTGCGGGACGATCTTGCCCAATCGGTTCGGGATGAGGCGATCGCGGTTTTTGATGCGTTCTTATCTGAACAACTGGCCGTATTCGAGAGATTGGACTGTATGCAGACTGCCAGCCCGGCAGAGCTTACGGACTACATTGCCCGACATGCCCCACAGGAAAAACGCGCGCTGTTGGAAAGGGTGATGGCAACATTGAACGAGTATGCAGAATCATGA
- a CDS encoding dynamin family protein, whose protein sequence is MTEAPPTEIPDFWPCTHGPRLPRIALMGEFSAGKSTLVNLMVGANPLPVQVVATQLPPVWMAYGSQPSVIVDLAGNEVPCRLDELNGMSLDDVAFIKFYCEEEILKRCELIDMPGISDPNMASIIWERMMPFADGVVWCSPATQAWRQSEAAVWEGVDAKIQANSILLLTRADMLLTARDKARVITRVKSEADAAFRDILMMSLTQARDAMDNEELWHESGADEFVLAFLSLVEGLASSLEDARVERSDTVLETPRAASIDGECATGHVSADAIVPRRPKLRLSVKVERPASDASTAQSLAFMPKFS, encoded by the coding sequence ATGACAGAGGCCCCCCCCACAGAGATACCTGATTTTTGGCCCTGTACACATGGTCCGCGGTTGCCGCGCATTGCGCTGATGGGCGAATTCAGTGCGGGCAAAAGCACACTTGTCAATTTGATGGTTGGGGCAAATCCCTTGCCGGTTCAGGTGGTCGCAACGCAACTGCCACCGGTCTGGATGGCATATGGATCGCAACCGTCAGTGATCGTCGATTTGGCGGGCAATGAAGTGCCTTGTCGTCTGGACGAGCTCAATGGCATGTCCCTCGATGACGTGGCCTTTATCAAGTTCTATTGCGAGGAGGAAATCCTCAAACGCTGTGAACTGATTGATATGCCCGGAATTTCTGACCCAAACATGGCGAGTATTATTTGGGAACGTATGATGCCATTTGCAGATGGCGTGGTGTGGTGCAGTCCCGCAACCCAAGCCTGGCGTCAGAGCGAGGCGGCAGTGTGGGAAGGGGTCGACGCAAAAATTCAGGCAAACTCCATCCTTCTGCTGACGCGCGCTGATATGCTGCTGACTGCACGGGACAAGGCGCGGGTCATCACGCGCGTAAAATCAGAAGCTGATGCGGCCTTTCGGGACATTCTCATGATGTCGTTAACGCAAGCGCGTGACGCGATGGACAATGAGGAGTTATGGCACGAAAGCGGCGCGGATGAGTTTGTGCTCGCGTTCTTGTCGCTGGTGGAAGGTTTGGCAAGCAGCCTTGAGGATGCGCGCGTTGAGCGTTCAGACACCGTGCTTGAAACGCCTCGTGCGGCCAGTATCGATGGCGAGTGCGCCACGGGCCATGTCTCCGCGGATGCCATTGTGCCAAGGCGTCCTAAATTGCGTCTCAGCGTTAAGGTCGAACGCCCGGCGTCGGATGCATCAACAGCGCAATCGCTTGCATTCATGCCAAAATTCTCGTGA
- a CDS encoding DeoR/GlpR family DNA-binding transcription regulator, whose product MTQNFRHADILNIAHREGKVTVDDLADRFGVTLQTIRRDLTELAADNKLERVHGGAVLPSGTTNIEYDERRRLNAYAKTSIARACAACIDDGSSVFLNIGTTTEAVAQHLLHHQNLMVVTNNMNVAGIMGHNTSSQTIVTGGALRRSDGGLIGHVAVETIRHFKFDVAVIGCSALDVSGDLLDFDVEEVSVSRAIIAQSRKCYLVADHSKLSRSAPVRIASLRSLTGVFTDAPFPPTLAQRCEDWGVETVLTG is encoded by the coding sequence ATGACACAGAACTTTCGGCACGCAGACATCCTGAACATCGCCCACAGAGAGGGTAAGGTAACCGTCGATGACCTCGCGGACCGCTTCGGCGTCACCCTCCAGACAATCCGCCGCGACCTGACCGAACTGGCGGCAGACAACAAGCTTGAACGCGTGCACGGGGGCGCGGTCTTGCCATCAGGCACCACGAATATCGAATATGACGAAAGACGGCGACTGAATGCCTATGCCAAAACGTCGATTGCACGCGCCTGTGCGGCCTGTATCGACGATGGCAGTTCGGTCTTTCTGAACATTGGCACCACGACCGAAGCCGTGGCCCAACATCTGCTGCATCACCAAAACCTCATGGTGGTGACAAACAATATGAACGTAGCCGGCATCATGGGTCACAACACCTCCAGCCAGACGATTGTGACTGGCGGGGCGTTGCGGCGCAGCGATGGCGGTCTGATTGGCCATGTGGCGGTCGAAACCATACGCCATTTCAAATTTGACGTCGCGGTAATTGGGTGCTCGGCATTGGATGTTTCCGGCGACCTTCTGGATTTCGACGTGGAAGAAGTCAGTGTCAGCCGTGCAATAATTGCGCAATCGCGCAAATGCTATCTTGTCGCCGACCACTCGAAACTCAGCCGGTCAGCGCCTGTGCGCATAGCTTCGCTGCGGTCGCTGACGGGTGTGTTCACCGATGCGCCGTTCCCGCCCACATTGGCGCAGCGCTGCGAGGACTGGGGGGTTGAAACAGTCTTAACCGGTTGA
- the glpD gene encoding glycerol-3-phosphate dehydrogenase, whose protein sequence is MTAAVRAILLGDGKDTIVPQDSEKPYDLFIIGGGINGCGIARDAAGRGLHVALAEMNDLASATSSASTKLFHGGLRYLEYFEINLVKHALAEREVLLKAMPHISWPMRFVLPYHRDMRFEGSTPTSRILNVVMPWMKGRRPSWLIRFGLFLYDNLGGRDILPGTKTLDLRASPEGAPLVKKFEKAFEYSDCWVEDSRLVVLNARDAAARGASVMVRTKVVSAARVDDLWEVSLQDVTTGQTRKLRARMLVNAGGPWVGDIIQQKVRINSTEGVRLVRGSHIVTRKLYDHDKCYFFQGMDGRIIFAIPYETDFTLIGTTDAEHPDPSVSPECTPQECDYLIDFANQYFAQEITRDDVVWTYSGVRPLYDDGASSATAATRDYTLKVDEAGGAPILNVFGGKITTYRKLAEDAMDRIVPFFPGTSGHWTAGVPLPGGDFAVGDFDMLVTRLRDDFPFLSHFCARRLMRAYGTESWDIMAGAQKVEELGEHFGHGLRAREVLWLMTHEYAQTAEDIVWRRNKLGLRLSPQEVSVLDDFMQAQRVKEGSDAAQ, encoded by the coding sequence ATGACGGCTGCGGTACGCGCAATCCTATTGGGTGACGGGAAAGACACTATTGTGCCACAGGATTCAGAGAAACCTTATGATCTGTTCATCATCGGTGGTGGCATAAACGGCTGCGGCATCGCGCGCGATGCGGCCGGGCGCGGGTTGCATGTCGCACTCGCCGAAATGAATGATCTGGCCTCGGCCACATCCTCTGCATCGACCAAACTGTTTCATGGCGGGCTGCGCTATCTTGAGTATTTCGAGATCAATCTTGTCAAACATGCCTTGGCAGAGCGTGAAGTTCTGTTGAAAGCGATGCCACATATCAGCTGGCCCATGCGGTTTGTGTTGCCCTATCACCGCGACATGCGGTTTGAGGGCAGCACCCCAACCTCGCGCATTCTAAACGTCGTCATGCCTTGGATGAAGGGGCGACGCCCGTCATGGCTGATCCGGTTTGGTCTTTTCTTATATGACAATCTGGGTGGGCGGGACATCTTGCCGGGCACAAAAACGTTGGATTTGCGGGCTTCTCCCGAGGGCGCGCCTTTGGTGAAAAAGTTCGAAAAGGCGTTTGAATATTCAGATTGCTGGGTCGAAGATTCCCGCCTCGTAGTGCTTAATGCGCGCGATGCTGCCGCGCGGGGGGCATCGGTGATGGTGCGCACCAAAGTGGTTTCTGCCGCGCGGGTCGACGATCTGTGGGAGGTGAGCCTGCAGGACGTAACAACGGGGCAGACGCGCAAGCTGCGGGCGCGCATGTTGGTCAATGCAGGCGGGCCTTGGGTCGGCGATATCATCCAGCAGAAGGTGCGGATAAACTCCACCGAAGGCGTGCGATTGGTGCGTGGGAGCCATATCGTAACGCGCAAACTCTATGATCATGACAAGTGTTACTTTTTTCAGGGCATGGACGGGCGCATCATCTTTGCCATTCCCTATGAGACGGATTTCACGTTGATCGGGACGACGGATGCAGAACATCCTGACCCGTCGGTGTCGCCTGAATGTACGCCTCAGGAGTGTGACTATCTGATTGATTTCGCCAACCAGTACTTTGCTCAAGAGATCACGCGCGACGATGTGGTCTGGACCTATTCGGGGGTGCGACCGCTTTACGACGACGGGGCCAGCAGTGCGACGGCGGCCACGCGGGACTATACCCTCAAAGTGGATGAGGCAGGTGGCGCGCCGATCCTGAATGTCTTTGGCGGCAAGATCACGACCTACCGCAAGCTGGCGGAGGATGCGATGGATCGGATCGTGCCGTTCTTTCCCGGCACCTCAGGGCATTGGACGGCGGGCGTACCCTTGCCGGGCGGTGATTTCGCCGTCGGTGATTTCGACATGCTTGTCACACGACTGCGTGATGATTTTCCTTTCCTTTCGCATTTTTGCGCGCGCAGACTTATGCGCGCCTATGGCACCGAAAGCTGGGACATCATGGCGGGTGCGCAGAAGGTTGAAGAATTGGGGGAACACTTCGGCCATGGGTTGCGCGCGCGCGAAGTGCTCTGGCTGATGACCCATGAATATGCGCAAACAGCCGAAGATATCGTGTGGCGGCGCAACAAATTGGGGTTGCGCTTGAGCCCGCAGGAGGTTTCGGTTCTGGATGACTTTATGCAGGCACAAAGGGTAAAAGAAGGCTCTGACGCTGCACAATAA
- the glpK gene encoding glycerol kinase GlpK: MTHILAIDQGTTSSRAIIFDGAMNITASAQEEFTQHYPDSGWVEHDPGDLWATTAGTCRAAIEKAGLKPEDIAAIGITNQRETVVVWDKTTGQPVYNAIVWQDRRTAAYCKTLRDEGHDKMITARTGLLADPYFSATKLKWILDNVEGARDRAMRGELLFGTVDTFLIWKLTGGAAHVTDATNAARTSLYDIHKGRWSQTICALFDIPQQMLPEVKDCAADFGVTRSDLFGRPVLILGVAGDQQAATIGQACFEPGMLKSTYGTGCFALLNTGDTAVASSNRLLTTIAYQFDGKPTYALEGSIFVAGAVVQWLRDGLQTIRNASETQAMAERADPTQNVVLVPAFVGLGAPYWDAECRGAVFGLTRNSGPDEFAKAALESVGYQTRDLLDAMTADWQGSGARATLRVDGGMSASDWAMQFLSDIIDAPVDRPKVLETTALGAAWLAGQRAGLYPDQAGFAANWALEKTFEPQMNAEDRDQKYAAWKRAVDATLRF; this comes from the coding sequence ATGACCCATATTCTGGCCATTGATCAGGGAACCACGTCGTCACGTGCGATCATTTTTGATGGGGCGATGAACATCACCGCATCCGCACAGGAAGAGTTCACGCAACATTATCCCGACAGCGGCTGGGTTGAGCATGATCCCGGTGATTTATGGGCGACAACGGCAGGAACGTGTCGCGCGGCCATCGAAAAAGCAGGCCTGAAGCCTGAGGACATCGCCGCCATCGGGATCACAAATCAACGCGAAACGGTGGTGGTTTGGGATAAAACCACAGGCCAGCCCGTTTACAATGCGATCGTTTGGCAGGACCGGCGCACAGCGGCCTATTGCAAGACGCTGCGCGATGAAGGTCATGACAAGATGATCACGGCGCGCACCGGGCTGCTGGCGGATCCGTATTTCTCGGCGACCAAGCTGAAGTGGATATTGGACAATGTGGAAGGTGCAAGGGACCGCGCGATGCGGGGTGAATTGCTGTTCGGCACGGTTGATACCTTTCTGATCTGGAAACTAACCGGCGGGGCGGCGCATGTCACGGACGCCACGAATGCCGCGCGCACGTCCCTTTATGACATCCACAAAGGACGCTGGAGCCAGACGATCTGCGCGCTGTTTGATATTCCGCAACAGATGTTGCCTGAAGTGAAAGACTGCGCCGCGGACTTTGGCGTGACGCGCTCTGATCTGTTCGGCAGGCCGGTGCTGATCCTCGGCGTTGCGGGTGATCAGCAGGCGGCGACAATCGGGCAGGCGTGTTTTGAACCGGGCATGTTGAAATCGACCTATGGCACGGGGTGTTTCGCCTTGCTGAATACGGGCGACACGGCAGTGGCCTCCAGCAATCGGCTGCTGACTACGATTGCCTATCAGTTTGACGGCAAACCGACCTATGCGCTTGAGGGGTCGATTTTCGTCGCCGGGGCTGTGGTACAATGGCTGCGTGATGGGCTGCAAACCATCCGTAATGCGAGCGAAACCCAAGCGATGGCAGAGCGCGCAGACCCCACCCAGAATGTGGTGCTGGTGCCTGCTTTTGTGGGCTTGGGCGCGCCTTATTGGGATGCTGAGTGTCGGGGTGCGGTTTTTGGGCTGACGCGCAATTCCGGGCCTGATGAATTCGCCAAGGCCGCGCTGGAAAGCGTGGGGTACCAAACCCGCGATCTGTTGGATGCGATGACAGCCGATTGGCAGGGCAGCGGTGCGCGCGCAACATTGCGTGTGGATGGGGGAATGTCGGCCTCGGATTGGGCGATGCAATTTTTGTCAGATATCATAGATGCCCCTGTGGACCGGCCCAAAGTGCTTGAAACCACCGCATTGGGGGCTGCTTGGCTGGCAGGGCAGCGCGCCGGACTTTACCCGGATCAGGCCGGGTTTGCGGCAAACTGGGCACTGGAAAAGACCTTTGAGCCTCAGATGAACGCGGAGGATCGTGATCAAAAATACGCGGCCTGGAAACGGGCGGTGGACGCCACTTTACGGTTTTAA
- a CDS encoding iron-containing alcohol dehydrogenase, whose translation MGEPAFTFQTAGRISFGRGVRASAAHDISSLGSKVCLVRGQSVPWVEVLAEELSALGCTTTQIMCRAEPDISVVEAALAKIRATRVEVVVAVGGGSVIDLGKALAALAPGKGPLMDHLEGVGKGLPLQAPPLPFVAVPTTAGTGSEVTKNAVIGVPQSGRKVSLRDDRMLPRLAIVDPDLMDGAPQSVTLASGLDALVQVIEPYLSNRSNLITDALCRDAIPNAAHALARLVEGEDRQARDDMAFASLCGGIALANAGLGAVHGLAGAIGGRTGAPHGLICGRLLGGVLQANRDELTRLNHETARFSEVTDHLSSALGVTTPIDATAWAGMLDAWGLARLGRWITPDICLKTIAQDAAASSSMRANPCLLSQAVLVRVVQAAM comes from the coding sequence ATGGGAGAGCCAGCTTTCACATTTCAAACTGCAGGTCGGATATCCTTCGGCCGCGGTGTGCGTGCTTCAGCGGCACATGATATTTCGTCCTTAGGCAGCAAGGTGTGTTTGGTGCGCGGGCAGTCCGTGCCATGGGTGGAGGTCCTCGCGGAGGAGCTATCCGCATTGGGCTGCACAACGACGCAAATCATGTGTCGGGCGGAGCCGGATATTTCTGTTGTGGAGGCTGCGTTGGCCAAGATCCGTGCGACACGGGTTGAAGTCGTCGTCGCGGTCGGTGGCGGGTCCGTCATTGATCTAGGCAAAGCGCTCGCAGCGCTTGCACCGGGAAAAGGCCCCCTCATGGATCACCTCGAAGGCGTGGGCAAAGGTCTGCCGTTGCAAGCACCGCCACTGCCTTTTGTAGCGGTCCCAACGACGGCGGGAACGGGATCAGAAGTTACCAAGAACGCCGTGATTGGTGTGCCTCAGTCTGGCCGCAAAGTCAGTTTGCGCGATGACAGGATGCTGCCGCGTCTGGCAATTGTTGATCCCGACCTGATGGACGGCGCGCCGCAATCGGTCACTCTGGCCTCTGGCTTGGACGCGCTTGTGCAGGTCATCGAACCCTATCTGAGCAATCGCAGCAATCTGATAACCGATGCCTTGTGCCGCGATGCGATTCCCAATGCCGCGCATGCACTGGCGCGCCTTGTTGAGGGCGAAGATCGGCAGGCGCGGGATGACATGGCCTTCGCAAGCCTGTGTGGAGGCATAGCACTTGCAAACGCGGGTCTGGGGGCGGTGCATGGCCTCGCAGGTGCGATAGGCGGGCGCACTGGTGCGCCACATGGTCTGATCTGCGGCAGGCTGTTGGGCGGTGTCTTGCAAGCCAACCGGGATGAGTTGACACGGTTGAACCATGAGACTGCCCGGTTTTCAGAGGTGACGGACCATCTGTCCAGTGCTTTGGGAGTAACGACGCCAATCGATGCAACCGCATGGGCAGGTATGCTCGATGCCTGGGGCCTTGCGCGGTTGGGGCGCTGGATTACCCCTGATATTTGCCTGAAAACGATTGCTCAGGATGCGGCTGCCAGCTCGTCAATGCGGGCCAATCCCTGCCTCCTGTCACAAGCCGTTTTGGTGCGCGTCGTTCAAGCGGCTATGTAG
- the gap gene encoding type I glyceraldehyde-3-phosphate dehydrogenase, with protein sequence MSHTVGINGFGRIGRGVLRALVENKVSDVEVVAINDLSSPETLAHLLKYDSVHGRFQGDVEVRDDALIVNGKPIRVSALRDPAELPWGDVDVAMECTGFFTARDKAALHLKNGSGRVLISAPGADADRTVVFGVNDHELTMDDVIVSNASCTTNCLAPVAAVLDKAVGIKTGYMTTIHAYTGDQPSHDSAHEDPYRGRAAALSMVPTSTGAAKAIALVLPRLEGRLEGSAVRVPTPNVSLVDLSFMPEKDTTVEEINAAIKAAADGPMQGILSYETDPMVSIDFNHDPHSSCFAAPQTKVTRDGLVRVVTWYDNEWGFANRMIDTGRKLAALAKS encoded by the coding sequence ATGTCCCATACGGTAGGTATCAACGGCTTTGGACGAATTGGGCGCGGTGTGCTGCGCGCATTGGTCGAAAACAAGGTTTCTGATGTGGAGGTCGTCGCCATAAACGATCTTTCCAGCCCCGAAACACTGGCGCATCTGTTGAAATACGACAGTGTGCACGGCCGTTTTCAGGGTGACGTCGAGGTGCGCGATGACGCGCTCATCGTGAATGGCAAGCCGATCAGGGTGAGCGCATTGCGCGACCCGGCGGAACTGCCATGGGGCGATGTCGATGTCGCGATGGAATGCACGGGCTTTTTCACGGCGCGCGACAAAGCCGCGCTGCATCTCAAGAACGGATCGGGCCGGGTTTTGATCTCGGCGCCCGGGGCGGATGCGGATCGCACCGTGGTCTTTGGCGTCAACGACCACGAGTTGACCATGGATGATGTGATCGTCTCCAACGCCTCCTGCACGACAAACTGTCTGGCTCCTGTGGCGGCGGTTCTGGACAAGGCGGTTGGCATCAAAACCGGTTATATGACCACGATCCACGCCTATACCGGCGATCAGCCCTCCCACGATTCAGCCCATGAGGATCCCTACCGGGGCCGGGCGGCGGCCTTGTCGATGGTGCCGACTTCTACGGGTGCGGCCAAGGCCATCGCGCTGGTTCTGCCGCGCCTCGAAGGGCGTCTTGAAGGGTCCGCCGTGCGGGTGCCGACACCGAATGTATCCTTGGTGGACCTGAGCTTCATGCCGGAAAAAGACACAACCGTCGAAGAAATCAACGCCGCGATCAAGGCCGCGGCTGATGGACCCATGCAGGGAATTCTATCCTATGAAACGGACCCGATGGTATCGATTGATTTCAACCATGACCCGCACTCATCCTGCTTTGCCGCGCCGCAAACCAAAGTGACGCGCGACGGGCTGGTACGGGTGGTCACCTGGTATGACAACGAATGGGGCTTTGCCAATCGCATGATTGATACCGGACGCAAACTGGCGGCCTTGGCCAAAAGCTGA